One window from the genome of Rufibacter tibetensis encodes:
- a CDS encoding DUF4112 domain-containing protein, with amino-acid sequence MNQTTPPVSPIDERLKWVESISRLLDNQFQLPGTKFRFGLDPIMGLLPVVGDLSSFAMSGVLVMTMAKHGASRALVVRMLFNIFLDAVIGSIPIVGWLFDFGYKANQRNVELLRKHYQEGKYQGKGTGFIIGVLIAFLILFGLLLYGLWKVAEYLWLWASSAW; translated from the coding sequence ATGAACCAAACAACTCCACCTGTTTCCCCTATAGATGAACGCCTGAAGTGGGTAGAGTCTATCTCCCGCTTGTTAGATAACCAGTTCCAGCTACCGGGCACCAAGTTCCGCTTCGGGCTGGACCCAATTATGGGCTTACTGCCCGTGGTAGGTGATCTCTCTTCCTTTGCTATGTCTGGCGTATTGGTCATGACCATGGCCAAGCACGGAGCTAGTCGGGCATTGGTAGTAAGAATGTTGTTTAACATCTTCCTGGATGCCGTCATTGGCAGTATTCCTATTGTAGGCTGGCTATTTGACTTCGGGTACAAGGCCAACCAGCGGAACGTGGAATTATTACGCAAACACTACCAGGAAGGCAAATACCAGGGCAAAGGCACCGGCTTTATCATTGGAGTGCTCATCGCGTTCCTGATTCTTTTCGGGCTGCTACTCTACGGCCTCTGGAAAGTAGCCGAATACCTTTGGTTATGGGCTTCCTCAGCGTGGTAA
- the pruA gene encoding L-glutamate gamma-semialdehyde dehydrogenase has product MANGFFNVPIPVNEPVKSYVPGSKEREELQQVYNALREQQLDIPMYIGAEEVRTDNKVPFTPPHDHQHVVAHYHYGNASHVQQAIDAALAAREQWSQMPWESRAAIFLKAADLLAGPFRARMNAATMIGQSKNVYQAEIDAACEMIDFFRFNAKYMTDIYKMQPESLPGMWNRLEHRPLEGFVFALTPFNFTSIAANLPAAPAMMGNVVVWKPANTQIYSAQVVMELFKAAGLPAGVINLVYVDGPEAGEVIFRHRQFAGIHFTGSTGVFNHIWKSIADNINTYRNYPRIVGETGGKDFIVAHRSANAKEVATAITRGAFEYQGQKCSAASRAYIPNNIWDEVKAQVVEDLKSFKMGDPGDFSNFINAVIDEKSFDKLARYIEAAKKDDSVEIIAGGTHDKSKGYFIEPTIIVAQDPQYVTMCEELFGPVLTLHVYDADKFEETLQIVDETSPYGLTGAIFANDRYAVELATKKLSHAAGNFYINDKPTGAVVGQQPFGGSRSSGTNDKAGSMLNLLRWSSARTIKETFVPPVDYRYPFLQQ; this is encoded by the coding sequence ATGGCCAACGGATTTTTCAATGTCCCCATTCCGGTAAACGAGCCCGTTAAAAGCTACGTGCCCGGCAGCAAAGAAAGAGAAGAACTGCAACAAGTATATAATGCGCTGCGCGAGCAGCAATTAGACATACCCATGTACATTGGGGCCGAAGAAGTGCGCACCGATAACAAAGTGCCGTTCACGCCGCCGCATGACCACCAGCACGTAGTGGCTCACTACCACTACGGTAACGCCAGTCACGTACAGCAGGCCATTGACGCTGCCCTGGCCGCCCGTGAGCAGTGGTCACAAATGCCGTGGGAAAGCCGCGCCGCCATCTTCCTGAAAGCCGCTGACCTTTTGGCCGGACCTTTCAGAGCCCGCATGAACGCAGCTACCATGATTGGTCAGTCTAAGAACGTGTACCAGGCCGAGATTGACGCTGCCTGTGAGATGATCGACTTCTTCCGTTTCAACGCCAAGTACATGACCGATATCTACAAGATGCAGCCAGAGTCTTTGCCGGGCATGTGGAACCGTCTGGAGCACCGTCCGCTCGAAGGTTTCGTGTTCGCCTTGACACCGTTCAACTTCACGTCTATTGCCGCCAACCTGCCCGCCGCTCCGGCCATGATGGGGAACGTGGTAGTATGGAAGCCAGCCAACACCCAGATTTATTCGGCTCAGGTAGTGATGGAGTTGTTTAAAGCCGCTGGTTTACCAGCTGGCGTGATCAACTTAGTATATGTAGACGGCCCGGAAGCGGGTGAGGTGATCTTCCGTCACCGTCAGTTCGCGGGTATTCACTTTACCGGCAGCACCGGCGTTTTCAACCACATCTGGAAATCCATTGCTGATAACATCAACACGTACCGCAACTACCCACGTATTGTAGGCGAGACCGGCGGGAAAGACTTTATTGTGGCGCACAGATCCGCGAACGCGAAAGAAGTGGCCACCGCCATCACCCGTGGCGCCTTTGAGTACCAGGGCCAGAAGTGCTCTGCTGCTTCCCGCGCTTACATCCCGAACAACATCTGGGATGAGGTGAAAGCTCAGGTAGTGGAAGACCTGAAATCCTTCAAAATGGGCGATCCCGGCGATTTCAGCAACTTCATCAACGCCGTGATTGACGAGAAATCCTTTGACAAACTGGCCCGCTACATTGAGGCTGCCAAGAAAGACGACTCCGTGGAGATCATCGCCGGAGGCACCCATGACAAGAGCAAGGGCTATTTCATTGAGCCAACCATCATTGTGGCGCAAGACCCGCAGTACGTAACCATGTGCGAAGAACTCTTCGGGCCGGTGTTGACGCTGCACGTGTATGACGCTGACAAGTTTGAGGAGACCTTGCAGATTGTAGATGAAACTTCGCCATACGGCTTAACCGGCGCCATCTTCGCCAACGACCGTTACGCAGTGGAGTTGGCCACCAAGAAATTGAGCCACGCCGCCGGTAACTTCTACATCAACGACAAGCCTACCGGAGCCGTGGTTGGGCAGCAGCCGTTTGGTGGTTCACGTTCATCGGGAACCAATGACAAAGCCGGTTCTATGCTGAACCTGTTGCGTTGGTCCAGCGCCCGTACCATCAAAGAAACGTTTGTGCCTCCGGTAGATTACCGTTACCCGTTCCTGCAGCAATAA
- a CDS encoding class I SAM-dependent methyltransferase, with protein MAPKDNFSTQASLYKKFRPTYPDALYQHLRSLVSTPALAWDCGTGNGQVAVELAKLFTHVHATDISEKQLAQAPPSDRITYHLLPAERTTFTDNSFDLITVGQAVHWFDFDTFFAEVARVAKPDAVIAIWGYGLLSISPEVDPLILDFYTQTVGPYWDFERSYIDGAYTTIPFPFEEAPAFTGAITTHWSLSELEGYLNSWSSVQAYIRQKEENPVVLLMQKMKEVWPEEKQKEVCFPIFSRIGRVKKGSLL; from the coding sequence ATGGCTCCTAAAGACAATTTCTCCACCCAGGCCAGCCTCTACAAGAAGTTCAGGCCCACGTACCCCGATGCCTTGTACCAGCATCTGCGCTCATTGGTTTCTACTCCTGCACTGGCGTGGGATTGCGGAACGGGCAACGGACAGGTGGCGGTAGAACTAGCCAAACTTTTCACCCACGTACATGCCACTGACATCAGCGAAAAACAGCTCGCCCAAGCTCCACCCTCTGACCGCATCACCTACCATCTTCTTCCGGCGGAGCGCACCACTTTTACCGATAACTCTTTTGATTTGATCACAGTAGGTCAGGCCGTGCATTGGTTTGACTTTGATACTTTCTTCGCCGAAGTAGCCCGGGTAGCCAAGCCAGATGCAGTAATAGCTATCTGGGGCTATGGTCTGCTTTCCATCTCTCCGGAGGTAGACCCGCTCATTCTTGATTTCTACACCCAAACGGTAGGACCTTACTGGGATTTTGAGCGCAGTTACATTGACGGGGCGTACACCACCATTCCGTTCCCGTTTGAAGAAGCCCCTGCTTTTACCGGTGCCATTACTACCCATTGGTCTTTATCTGAGTTGGAAGGCTACCTGAACTCATGGTCCAGCGTGCAGGCGTACATCCGGCAGAAAGAAGAAAACCCTGTGGTGCTTCTGATGCAAAAGATGAAAGAAGTATGGCCGGAGGAAAAGCAAAAAGAGGTGTGTTTCCCTATCTTCAGCCGAATAGGACGGGTTAAAAAGGGAAGCCTCCTTTAG
- a CDS encoding metallophosphoesterase family protein, with the protein MEQQPQPYVTPQPVQPLQPHAPQTTDLPAVVEGNKPVRIAAVGDIHVRETDKGKWVDFFKAASNQADILLLCGDLTDHGYASEAQVLADEMRACTIPVVCVLGNHDHDKDEHEEIRACLMSDNVHFLDGDAVVIKNVGFAGVKGFGGGFDKYMLSMFGEVSNKAFVQEAVEEALKLEAGLSRLDNEHPEVKKIALLHYSPIKATVEGEPEAIHPFLGCSRLAEPLERQNVLACFHGHAHIGTLEGQTSKGVKVFNVAKPILQKAGFAMPFFLFDV; encoded by the coding sequence ATGGAACAACAACCGCAGCCTTACGTTACGCCACAGCCCGTTCAGCCATTACAGCCTCATGCCCCTCAAACCACTGACTTGCCGGCGGTAGTAGAGGGAAACAAGCCGGTGAGAATTGCAGCCGTGGGCGATATTCACGTACGGGAAACGGATAAAGGAAAATGGGTTGATTTCTTCAAAGCCGCCTCAAACCAAGCCGATATTCTGCTGCTCTGCGGCGATCTCACCGATCACGGATATGCGTCTGAAGCCCAGGTGTTAGCCGATGAAATGCGTGCCTGTACCATTCCGGTAGTATGTGTACTTGGCAACCATGATCATGACAAAGACGAACACGAAGAGATCAGGGCCTGCCTCATGAGCGACAATGTACACTTCTTAGACGGTGATGCCGTGGTGATCAAAAACGTGGGCTTTGCTGGCGTGAAGGGCTTTGGTGGTGGTTTTGACAAATACATGCTGTCCATGTTTGGCGAGGTAAGCAACAAGGCATTTGTACAGGAAGCGGTAGAAGAAGCTTTGAAACTGGAAGCCGGTCTTTCCCGCTTAGACAATGAGCATCCGGAAGTGAAGAAAATAGCCCTCCTGCATTACTCGCCCATCAAAGCCACGGTAGAAGGAGAACCTGAGGCAATTCATCCTTTCCTGGGTTGTTCCCGTTTAGCGGAGCCTCTGGAGCGGCAAAATGTGCTAGCCTGTTTTCATGGCCATGCCCACATAGGGACCTTAGAAGGCCAGACCTCCAAGGGCGTAAAAGTGTTCAACGTAGCCAAACCCATTCTGCAGAAAGCTGGCTTTGCCATGCCGTTCTTCCTGTTCGACGTGTAA
- a CDS encoding nucleotidyltransferase, producing the protein MELDDMAPEVAQEFYPQALKMLHESGLPFMMGGGFALRQYTGMQRPMKDMDVFCTAGDCPRLLKLFTDEGFQTELVDARWLAKAFKDGKYVDFIFNNPGSFTPVNDNWYRHATEGGEFGVPVKYISAEDLFKCKIYVQNRERYDGSDLNHLILRYGKNMNWRRIFETLEHHWHLLLAQFMSFQFVYPSERDIIPRDIFDELLLRAKEQFDMPPPTEKVCRGLLFDQTQYAPAVTEWGFKAITSVTI; encoded by the coding sequence ATGGAATTAGATGATATGGCCCCTGAGGTGGCCCAGGAATTTTACCCGCAGGCGTTGAAGATGCTGCATGAGAGCGGGTTGCCCTTTATGATGGGCGGCGGTTTCGCACTGCGCCAGTATACTGGCATGCAGCGCCCCATGAAAGACATGGACGTGTTCTGCACCGCAGGCGACTGCCCCAGATTACTTAAGCTGTTTACAGACGAAGGATTCCAGACCGAGCTGGTAGATGCCCGCTGGTTGGCCAAAGCCTTCAAAGACGGCAAGTACGTGGACTTCATCTTCAACAACCCCGGCAGTTTTACCCCTGTCAATGATAACTGGTACCGCCACGCTACAGAGGGGGGTGAGTTCGGGGTACCCGTGAAATATATCTCTGCCGAGGACCTGTTCAAGTGTAAAATTTACGTGCAGAACCGGGAGCGGTATGATGGTTCTGACCTGAACCACCTAATCCTGCGTTACGGTAAGAACATGAACTGGCGACGTATTTTTGAAACATTAGAGCACCACTGGCACTTACTGCTGGCTCAGTTTATGTCTTTTCAGTTTGTGTACCCGTCTGAACGCGACATCATTCCGAGAGATATTTTTGATGAGCTGCTTCTGAGGGCCAAAGAACAGTTTGATATGCCGCCACCTACGGAAAAAGTATGCCGTGGCCTGCTGTTTGACCAGACCCAGTACGCGCCGGCGGTAACCGAGTGGGGTTTTAAGGCCATCACCAGCGTGACTATTTAA
- a CDS encoding porin family protein yields the protein MKNFIFSVVLCVGVSSLCSAQDTAGTTQVGILVGPNRTFLSRADNYFEPLEIESDIRGTAGLSVKHQFTSFFIKADLLYENKGDKVDYTSTNSRGYASGEYTLKFNYHYLSVPILLGINIKQTGFFVKAGPYVGWLLKQMTKTNQPGEFPSLEEDQTSRCRRFDVGVSGGIGYSRPISSVLNLSAEVRHNLGILNTTKSSNNIRTNSTNLLLGLHYNLAGK from the coding sequence ATGAAAAACTTCATTTTCTCCGTTGTGCTATGCGTGGGTGTTTCTTCGCTCTGTTCTGCCCAAGACACCGCCGGAACAACCCAAGTTGGTATCTTAGTTGGGCCTAACCGCACCTTCCTGAGCCGGGCTGACAACTACTTTGAACCGTTAGAGATTGAAAGTGATATTAGAGGAACGGCCGGACTCTCCGTGAAACATCAATTCACCTCGTTTTTCATAAAAGCCGACCTGCTGTACGAGAACAAGGGAGATAAAGTCGATTACACTTCCACAAATTCAAGAGGTTATGCCAGTGGAGAGTACACGCTTAAGTTCAATTATCACTATCTGTCCGTTCCCATATTACTTGGAATAAACATCAAGCAAACCGGCTTCTTTGTCAAGGCTGGCCCTTACGTAGGCTGGCTTCTGAAACAAATGACCAAGACAAATCAACCTGGCGAATTTCCTTCTTTAGAGGAGGATCAAACATCCAGGTGCAGGAGGTTTGATGTGGGTGTTTCTGGGGGCATTGGCTACTCCAGACCTATTTCCTCCGTTTTAAACCTTAGCGCAGAGGTGAGGCATAACCTTGGCATCTTAAACACTACCAAAAGCTCCAACAACATCAGAACCAACTCTACAAACCTTCTCTTAGGCCTGCACTACAATTTAGCGGGCAAGTAG